GTAAGTCTGCGCAGCGGTTTCGGGTGCCGGCAACCGGCAACCACGCGCGAACGCGTTCAACAGCGCTTGTCTCATGCGCTTCGGAAGGGTGGCGGACAACAGAATTGCGCTACCGCCGGCGCGCGCGTGGAATTCGAGCAGGGTCTCCAGCACGCCCTGCATGTAGGCATCACAGGCGTGAACCTCGTCAACGACCAGTACCTTGCGGAATAAACCAAGCAGACGCAACGACTGGTGTCTGCTGTGCAGTACGGCTAAAAGCGCCTGGTCCAGCGTACCGACGCCGGTCGGTGCAAGCAGCGCGCGCTTGTTGTGGTCGGCAAGCCACGCCGTGCAACGTGCGGTGGCCGTTTCATCAACCTGTTGTGCATCATCGTCGCCAGGGCCGGGCGGGATGACGGATGCCGCGAACGCTTCGACAAGATTGCGTTGGCCGTGCGCGAGCGCAAGGCTTGCACGCTCCGAGAACAGTTTTGCATAAACCTTCCCGATGCGGCCGTACATCGCGTTGGCGGTTGCCATTGTCGGCAAACCGATGAAGAAACCATCCGCACAACCCGCTGCAATCAATCGGTGCGCGAGCGTTACTGCCGCTTCAGTCTTTCCGGCGCCGGTCACGTCCTCCAGCAGATAGATCTGCGGCCCGTGCGGCAAGTCGGCCGTCGCGACCCAGCTTTGCAGCGGAGAGGGGGCCGCGATGTCCGGAAAAAGCTCGGCAAAGCTCAGCGTGCGTTCGCTGCGAACCGGTGATACGCCGGCGGCATCCAGAGCCGTTACAGCTTGCCTTGTCGCGTGTTCCCAGTAATCCGCCAGCGGCCGCGGGCGATCGGGGGCCGCACAATAGCGGAAGAAATCCGTGTTCGATCCGAGCCAGTCGGCGAGCACCGCCAGCCCGGCGATCCACCATGAAAGTTCCATGCTCGACCGATGGAAGGTCTCGGCATCCTGAGCGGCCGGAATCGCAGCAACAGCGTCACCTACCAGCAGCGAACGCACTTCGGCAACGAACTCTAGAATGGCGGCGCGGTCCTGCCTGCGGTCGAAGTGCTGCTCCCAGAACTCGCCGGATACCTTTGGCGGCTGGCCGTGATGGCCAGTGACCGCACGCATCCAGAAGTCGAGTCCGTCGAGCGCGGACTCCGTTTCCGGACCGAACCACTGCTCTTCTACGGCTTGCCGGCCGAGAACACCTTGCCAGAACAACATTCCGAGGCTGTCGTGGCGCAGCCGATAGCCCTTGCCGGAATCGGGTGTCCGTCCGCGTAGTTCCTGGAAAAGATCGGGCCTTTGGCTTTGAAACGCTTCGGAGAATTTCCCGAGGTCGTGCAGCGCGAGCCAGAGTGCAATCCAGCCTTCAAGCGCCCTTTCATTCTCGATTCGCAGTCCGCGCATCAGCAGAGCGCGGACGGACGGAGTGCGACG
This region of Pseudomonadota bacterium genomic DNA includes:
- the cas3 gene encoding CRISPR-associated helicase Cas3' yields the protein MEQKSYWHYWGKAQPDASEATTWHPLAYHSLDVAAVGIEYLRRTPSVRALLMRGLRIENERALEGWIALWLALHDLGKFSEAFQSQRPDLFQELRGRTPDSGKGYRLRHDSLGMLFWQGVLGRQAVEEQWFGPETESALDGLDFWMRAVTGHHGQPPKVSGEFWEQHFDRRQDRAAILEFVAEVRSLLVGDAVAAIPAAQDAETFHRSSMELSWWIAGLAVLADWLGSNTDFFRYCAAPDRPRPLADYWEHATRQAVTALDAAGVSPVRSERTLSFAELFPDIAAPSPLQSWVATADLPHGPQIYLLEDVTGAGKTEAAVTLAHRLIAAGCADGFFIGLPTMATANAMYGRIGKVYAKLFSERASLALAHGQRNLVEAFAASVIPPGPGDDDAQQVDETATARCTAWLADHNKRALLAPTGVGTLDQALLAVLHSRHQSLRLLGLFRKVLVVDEVHACDAYMQGVLETLLEFHARAGGSAILLSATLPKRMRQALLNAFARGCRLPAPETAAQTYPLVTQWHCANPDALVEKDLPTRDDVRRTLAVHYVCSEEEVVAAIDAALADGKCVCWMRNTVADVLAAHARFKDRLPADKLTLFHARFALRDRLNIESKVLEKFGSDSKPALRSGQLVIATQVAEQSLDADWDFVVSDLAPIDRLIQRAGRLQRHPRDERGRRLRDPAARDRRGTPCLWVFGPAWVDDPPARWFKAAFPKASGVYPHHGQLWLTAKLLKGDRIAMPDDARQLIENVFGDDTAIPEGLQSNANAAEGRGYADASVAQQNTVKLETGYVRGGIDWWSEAKTPSRLGEASMNVLLACWEGDHLRPWAEGPHGWAYSSVRVAERLIARAADPSGPARKTAVEQLLQTLPNKGRWSVLLPMDETPRGWAGDAWSAPTSHKMERLLKWVYDPLTGLRQVDENTTQDEEGE